The Micromonospora sp. Llam0 genome includes a window with the following:
- a CDS encoding glycosyltransferase, which yields MLSTPGGATEPAVSVLILGTAEWDSAVATNQHYVTRELAVGAQVTFVESLGLRRPTLRPADLARMVGRVRRAFGASAGPSTRQPARARPANTTIVSPLVVPVHRAPTRPLNRAVLRRATADWLTGDRPRVLWTFTPVTYGLEDTADVVVYHCVDLLARFPGVDPVAVTNGERDLAARPGVVAIATSDAVRDHLASSGFSRIELLENVADSTVFQRGSRPAAERRPAAIFSGNLTTAKLDVALLERVAVTVAELGGELILAGPLAAGGGSFTAELRRLEQLGARHVGLLTPAQLAEVAGSCAVGLVPYALNEYTVGVSPLKCFEYLSSGLAVLSTPLPSVRRVAESNPHVVTAGNDEFADHLGRLLTPVTDEVIAGRIDSAGRHGWGERGQLLRQLLAALLTARRTAAG from the coding sequence ATGCTCAGTACACCGGGCGGTGCGACAGAACCTGCGGTCAGCGTGCTGATCCTGGGTACGGCCGAATGGGATTCGGCCGTCGCCACCAACCAGCACTACGTCACCCGTGAGTTGGCGGTCGGTGCGCAGGTCACCTTCGTGGAGTCGCTCGGTCTACGTCGACCGACACTGCGCCCTGCCGACCTCGCCCGGATGGTGGGCCGCGTCCGGCGGGCCTTCGGCGCGTCGGCCGGTCCGTCAACCCGCCAGCCGGCCAGAGCGAGGCCGGCGAACACCACGATCGTCTCGCCGCTGGTGGTACCGGTGCACCGGGCACCGACGCGACCATTGAACCGGGCCGTCCTGCGCCGGGCGACGGCGGACTGGCTCACCGGTGACCGGCCGCGGGTGCTGTGGACGTTCACCCCGGTGACCTACGGGCTCGAGGACACGGCGGACGTGGTCGTCTACCACTGTGTCGACCTGCTGGCCAGGTTTCCTGGCGTCGACCCGGTGGCCGTGACCAACGGCGAGCGCGACCTCGCCGCCCGGCCCGGCGTGGTGGCGATCGCGACCAGTGACGCGGTACGCGACCACCTGGCGTCGTCCGGTTTCTCCCGGATCGAGCTGTTGGAGAACGTCGCGGACAGCACGGTGTTCCAGCGGGGCAGCCGTCCGGCGGCCGAGCGCCGACCGGCGGCGATCTTCTCCGGCAACCTCACCACGGCCAAGCTCGATGTCGCGCTGCTGGAGCGGGTCGCCGTCACCGTCGCAGAGCTGGGCGGTGAGCTGATCCTGGCCGGCCCGCTCGCAGCCGGTGGCGGCAGCTTCACCGCCGAGCTGCGTCGGCTCGAACAGCTGGGTGCCCGCCACGTCGGTCTGCTCACCCCGGCGCAGCTCGCCGAGGTGGCCGGCAGCTGCGCGGTCGGCCTGGTCCCGTACGCGCTGAACGAGTACACCGTCGGCGTCAGCCCGTTGAAGTGCTTCGAGTATCTGTCGTCCGGCCTCGCGGTGCTCAGCACCCCGCTGCCGTCGGTGCGCCGGGTGGCGGAATCGAACCCGCACGTCGTCACCGCCGGGAACGACGAATTCGCCGACCATCTGGGCCGGTTGCTGACCCCGGTCACCGACGAGGTGATCGCCGGACGGATCGACAGCGCCGGGCGGCACGGCTGGGGCGAGCGTGGTCAGCTGCTGCGTCAGTTGCTGGCCGCGCTGCTCACCGCCCGGCGGACCGCCGCCGGATGA
- a CDS encoding M23 family metallopeptidase yields the protein MLARVTTGFPTSRHPGQRRHRTLRTLLILVAVATVPAVVALGVVVVPWLREPGPRPLFQLPVACGETWQLGTYPGHDDYDVDLFPTEGEPWGRPVLASYDGVVTVAGINGSVGGRNPDNPDGPRGRGGGYWVKIDHGGRWETQYLHLLEPPMVREGQRVARGEQIGLLGSTGNSGAPHLHYEQRRGWQKVETYFDGLPSGITHDDYEYTVRLTSNNC from the coding sequence ATGCTCGCAAGGGTGACCACCGGGTTCCCCACCAGCCGCCACCCAGGCCAACGTCGTCACCGGACGCTGCGTACCCTGCTGATCCTCGTCGCCGTCGCGACCGTGCCGGCCGTCGTCGCACTGGGTGTGGTCGTGGTGCCGTGGCTGCGCGAGCCCGGGCCGCGGCCGCTGTTCCAGCTTCCGGTCGCCTGCGGCGAGACCTGGCAGCTGGGCACCTACCCCGGCCACGACGACTACGACGTCGACCTGTTCCCGACCGAGGGCGAACCGTGGGGTCGACCGGTGCTCGCCTCCTACGACGGCGTCGTCACCGTGGCCGGGATCAACGGCTCGGTGGGCGGCCGGAACCCGGACAACCCGGACGGACCCCGGGGCCGCGGTGGCGGCTACTGGGTGAAGATCGACCATGGCGGCCGGTGGGAGACTCAGTACCTGCATCTGCTCGAACCGCCGATGGTCCGGGAGGGTCAGCGGGTCGCGCGCGGCGAACAGATCGGGCTGCTCGGCAGCACCGGAAACTCAGGCGCGCCACACCTGCACTACGAGCAGCGGCGCGGCTGGCAGAAGGTGGAGACCTACTTCGACGGCCTGCCGTCGGGCATCACCCACGACGACTACGAGTACACCGTACGGCTGACCAGCAACAACTGTTGA